CAGCTTCGGGACGGTTGATGTTGGCAAAATTGCCACCACTTTGTTTTTCCCACTTCCATACTTTTGGGGGGACGTATTCTTCTGACATGTTTTTCCTATGGTTTAGACGGGTTCTTCGCGCCGCCCGTCTGGATGAATTGCGAATCTACCTTCGGTGCGCTGGTGAACAGGGCCATTTCCTTGCCACGGCCAGCCCCCGAACTGCGTTTGCTGATAGTCTCTATAAGCCTGTTGGATCTCGTCATGAGTGTTCATCACGAACGGACCACGCTTGGCCACTGGCTCACCAATTGGACGTCCCTGAAGGACGAGAATCTCAGTTTCCGCGCCAAGCGCCTCAAGGCTTATAGGCCCTGACTCCTCGAACTCCACGCGCTGGAGATTACCAACGGAGATGCCCGAAACTTTGGCTCCGACACCACGATGCAGATACAACGAGCGCCATGTTCCCGGGTTTACGGCCGGCAGTTCAACCTGCGCGCCGGCCTCCATTCGAACGGTGAAAATTGCGACATCCGAGCCGGGCTGTGAGGCCCAGGAGTCGGGTGGCGGAGTGGGCGGGCGATGACCCTGGAATTCACCGGCAGCCAGGGTGATTTCGCTAAGTCGCCCCTTTGAGTCCTGTACAGGGATGCGAGGAATCTTCTCGGACCAGAGCATTTTGAAGTGAGCGTTCACCATCTTGTTTGAGCGCGGCAAATTCATCCAAATCTGAAAGAGCTCCAGAGGATTCGGTGAATCAGACCGCAAAAGCGGAAACATTTCGGCATGTTGGATGCCGCCGCCGGCGGTCAGCCATTGAACGTCCCCTGCTCCGTATCGCGCGGTAGCCCCCAGAGAATCAGCGTGATCGAGCATTCCTGAGCGAACGACCGTTACGGTTTCAAAGCCTCGATGTGGGTGCCTCGGAAACCCGGGAACGTCACGTCCATGGTACATCCGCCAGTTGTCTTTGCCTTCGAAATCTCGCCCGATATGGCGGCCATCAAGGCTCGCCGCCGGCCCCATATTCTCATTTCCGGTCGGGTAATCATCCTGATGGTAGGCGCAAAAGAGGAATGGATCGCTTGTCGGCCAGTTCATGCCTTGAATCTGACTCACACGTTTGGCCTTCGCCCCTTCCAGGCGCGTCTTCTCCACTTTGGCCGCGCTCGCCTCGGCAACGGGTTTCGAGTCGGCTTCGATTTTAGAACAGGCCGCAGCCGGCATCACGCTTGAGGCGAGGAGGAGTTTGAGCGCGGTTCGCCGCTCTATCACTCGCCCCCCTACCCTACCCGGCGATGGGTCTGGCACGATGAGTCGTCCGTCTAGACGGTCGTCTTCGAGCTGCAGGCTTTGGCCACACTCGTCGTGCAGAAGCCAGGCTTCGAAAACAATCTGTTCGACACGCTTTCCAAAAGCCTCGGCGCTGAGCCTTGAGTGCTCACCCCGTAACTTTTCGAGGTCAGCTACAATACGTTTATTCTTCGGAGCTCGGGGCAAGGCGGCCAAAATCCGGAACAACGAGCCTGGCGCGGGGACCTCGCCTTTCGGAGCCAGAGTCAGTGTTTCTGCGGGATGCGGATGAAAGGCGTTGAGGATGGAGGCCACGCCAGCCCATACTTCTTCAAAAGCCCAGTCGAACTCTTCAAAAGTTATGTTTTCCGTGGCCTCATCGAGTAGGCTTCTACCATGTTCGAGTGCCTCTATCCGTCTATTGTTGCTCATCTCTTCACCATCACTCACGTTGCGCGTGCTGCCCCATGTGTCTAAAAGATGCCAGAATGGTGCAACACGGTTCCAAAACACAACTTGGAGATTGGAATCTTTTTGTTTCTGAGAGGAATCAGAGAGACGCGACTTGGCTTAGGAACTGACTATGAGTGAGACAAATAGAACGGCATTACAAATCGAAGGTATGACCTGCGCGTCCTGCGTAGGTCGCGTTGAGAAAGCGCTCCAAAACCTCCCTGGCGTGACGCGCGTCTCGGTAAATCTTGCCACCGAGCGAGCCGATATCGAACACGACTCTTCTCTCGATAGACACAAGATGATCGAGACCATTGAGAACGCGGGCTACGACGTGCCGGAGCAAACCTATGAGCTCGAGATAGAGGGGATGACCTGTGCCTCATGTGTAGGACGTGCCGAGAAGGCGCTCCTAGCCGTACCCGGCGTCTCGGAGGCGAGCGTGAATCTGGCTACTGAACGGGCTACGATTAAGGCTCGTGCAAGTGTTGAATCACTGATCGAAGCCGTTGAGAACGCTGGTTATGATGCCAAGGAGCGCCAAGGGTCCGCGCCAAGCCAAGACATGACAGAAAAGCGCGAAGAAGAGGCTCGTGGGCTCAAACGCGAGCTCATCATCGCAGCAGCACTTGCCCTGCCGGTCTTCGTGCTCGAGATGGGCTCACATATGATTCCGGGGGTTCACGAGCTGATCATGAATACCATTGGGATGCGAACGAGCTGGATTATTCAGTTCGTCTTGACCACCTTGGTTTTGGTTGGTCCGGGCAGAACATTCTACATCAAGGGTTTCCCGGCCTTGTTCAAGGGTGCTCCAGACATGAACAGTCTGGTCGCGCTGGGAACAGCCGCAGCCTACGGGTTCTCGGTCGTAGCCACCTTCTTTTCCGGACTTCTTCCGGAGGGGACCGTCAATGTCTATTACGAAGCAGCCGCAGTAATTGTAGGCCTCATCCTTCTGGGCCGATATCTCGAAGCGCGAGCCAAGGGGCGAACTTCTGAAGCCATTCAACGACTCATCAAACTTCAGCCCAAAACCGCCACCGTGCTCCGAGACGGTAGTGAGGTTGAGGTCGAGATCGCAGACCTGAGTTTGGGAGACCTGATTTTGGTCAAGCCGGGAAGTCGCGTGCCCGTGGATGGTCTCGTGGAGTCAGGCCAAAGTTGGGTGGATGAGAGCATGCTCACTGGCGAGCCCGTTCCTGTACAAAAGGAATCAGGCTCGGAGGTTTTTGGAGGGACCGTCAATCAAAAGGGCGCGCTCCGAATCAAGGCCAGCGCGCTTGGCTCCGACACGGTACTTTCACAGATCATCCGGATGGTGGAAGAGGCGCAGGGCTCCAAACTCCCGATTCAAGCCACGGTGGACAAGGTCACGATGTGGTTTGTGCCCGCCGTCATGAGCGTCGCGTTGATCACCTTTTTGGTCTGGTTT
This Microvenator marinus DNA region includes the following protein-coding sequences:
- a CDS encoding pirin family protein, coding for MSNNRRIEALEHGRSLLDEATENITFEEFDWAFEEVWAGVASILNAFHPHPAETLTLAPKGEVPAPGSLFRILAALPRAPKNKRIVADLEKLRGEHSRLSAEAFGKRVEQIVFEAWLLHDECGQSLQLEDDRLDGRLIVPDPSPGRVGGRVIERRTALKLLLASSVMPAAACSKIEADSKPVAEASAAKVEKTRLEGAKAKRVSQIQGMNWPTSDPFLFCAYHQDDYPTGNENMGPAASLDGRHIGRDFEGKDNWRMYHGRDVPGFPRHPHRGFETVTVVRSGMLDHADSLGATARYGAGDVQWLTAGGGIQHAEMFPLLRSDSPNPLELFQIWMNLPRSNKMVNAHFKMLWSEKIPRIPVQDSKGRLSEITLAAGEFQGHRPPTPPPDSWASQPGSDVAIFTVRMEAGAQVELPAVNPGTWRSLYLHRGVGAKVSGISVGNLQRVEFEESGPISLEALGAETEILVLQGRPIGEPVAKRGPFVMNTHDEIQQAYRDYQQTQFGGWPWQGNGPVHQRTEGRFAIHPDGRREEPV
- a CDS encoding heavy metal translocating P-type ATPase encodes the protein MSETNRTALQIEGMTCASCVGRVEKALQNLPGVTRVSVNLATERADIEHDSSLDRHKMIETIENAGYDVPEQTYELEIEGMTCASCVGRAEKALLAVPGVSEASVNLATERATIKARASVESLIEAVENAGYDAKERQGSAPSQDMTEKREEEARGLKRELIIAAALALPVFVLEMGSHMIPGVHELIMNTIGMRTSWIIQFVLTTLVLVGPGRTFYIKGFPALFKGAPDMNSLVALGTAAAYGFSVVATFFSGLLPEGTVNVYYEAAAVIVGLILLGRYLEARAKGRTSEAIQRLIKLQPKTATVLRDGSEVEVEIADLSLGDLILVKPGSRVPVDGLVESGQSWVDESMLTGEPVPVQKESGSEVFGGTVNQKGALRIKASALGSDTVLSQIIRMVEEAQGSKLPIQATVDKVTMWFVPAVMSVALITFLVWFFFGPEPALTFGLVNAVAVLIIACPCAMGLATPTSIMVGTGRGAEMGVLFRRSDALQRLKEVKVVAFDKTGTLTEGKPQVVDVVGPDSESWLRLAASLEASSEHPIAGAVVTHAKNKGLELQEIGEFESLTGLGIKGVVDTKSVLVGAERLMTQSEIDVAQFKDRAQSLSDEAKTVLFVAVEGELVGLVAVADKIKESARDTVKVLHDMGIKVAMITGDNAGTANAVAKALDIDDVVAGVMPNGKVDAVKSLQEAHGVLAFVGDGINDAPALAQSDIGVAIGTGTDVAIEAADVVLMTSSLQGVANAIHISTSTIRNIHQNLFWAFAYNTALIPVAAGVLYPISGTLLSPLFAAGAMALSSVFVLSNALRLKKIQPLGAQA